From the genome of Acinetobacter sp. TR3:
TTAGGACATTTTCTTTTAACTCAAAAATTACTCCCAGTTCTAGAAAAAGCACCTAAAGCCCGAATCGTACACCTTGCTTCAATTGCGCATTGGGCGGGTTCAATCAAACCAAATAAATTTCGTGCTGAGGGTTTTTATAATCCACTGTTTTATTATGGTCAATCTAAATTAGCGAATCTATTATTCAGCAATGCTTTAGCTGGACGTATGGCGAATAGCACCATTACCAACAATGCTTTGCATCCAGGGGGTGTTGCATCAGACATTTATCGCGAACTGCCAAAGCCGGTTTATGAAGTGATGAAAATTGGTTTAGTACCCACCTCGGTTCCTGCAAAGTTAATTACAGATATGGCTATTGCAGATCATTGGGCAAACCGCAATGGCGAATATGTCAGTGCTCATATGCCAGATTGGAAATCACCACATGCTAAAAATCAACAACTTGCACGCGATCTTTATGCTCAATCTATGGATTTGGTAGAAAAATATCTTTAATTAAATCGCAAATAAAAAAGCCACCCGAGGGTGGCTTTTACAATCTTGAGCGAGGTCAGCTTAGTGACCACCACCATTGATGGCTTTCGTCATATCTTCCACAACTTTCTTGGCATCACCGAAGATCATCATGGTTTTTTCATTGTAGAACAAGTCATTGTCTAAGCCAGCATAACCTGTCGCCATAGAACGCTTGATCACCATGATGGTACGTGCTTTATGTGCTTCAAGAATCGGCATACCATAAATTGGTGATGTCGGATCATCTTTCGCCGCAGGGTTCACTACGTCATTCGCACCAATCACAAGTACTACGTCTGTTGCAGGGAAGTCTGAGTTAATCTCATCCATTTCCAAGATGTCTTCATACGCAACATCAGCTTCAGCAAGTAATACGTTCATGTGACCAGGCATACGACCAGCAACTGGGTGAATCGCAAAGCGAACTTTTACGCCCTGCTCTTTCAAGATTTCACACAACTCTTTAACCGCATTCTGTGCACGACCTTGTGCCATACCATAACCTGGTACAATCACAACGCTGTCTGCATTTGACATCAGGAAGCCTGCGTCATCTGCTGAACCAGAACGGTGGTTACGTTGAACTTGCTCACCTTTATCTGCTGATGCAACTGCTGCACCACCCATCGCACCACCAAACAAGACGTTGATGATCGAACGGTTCATCGCCTTACACATGATGTAAGAGAGAATCGCACCAGAAGAACCTACAAGTGAACCTGCAACGATCAACATATTGTTTTCAAGGGTGAAACCAATACCTGCTGCAGCCCAACCAGAGAATGAGTTCAAGAGTGATACCACAACTGGCATATCACCACCACCGACTGGCGCAATCCACACCCAGCCAAATGCAAGTGCAAGTGCTGTCATTGCCCAGAATGCAGTCATGTTACCCGTAGTGAAGAAGTAGAAACCACATGCAAGCATCGCAATAAAGATTGCTGCTTGAACTGGTTTAACCCATGCACCAGAAATTGTTTTTGCCCATTTCTTCGCAGCTAATTTACCGTAAGCAAACACAGACGCAGTAAATGTAATCGCACCAACGAAACAGCCAACAAACAATTCAAATAAATGAACTGGACTCATATGTGCGTGTTGAACACCAGCAGCAGTTAAAGCAGCTTCATTTTGTTCAAACAATACATTGAGTTGGTTGTTGTGTAGAATCGCAGCAATCGCAATCAATACCGCAGCCAAACCAACCAATGAGTGCATCAATGCAA
Proteins encoded in this window:
- a CDS encoding SDR family NAD(P)-dependent oxidoreductase produces the protein MKVLITGANTGIGFATAEQLVKQGQHVILACRNPQKAQAAQEKLRKLDQAQVDLVSLDLNSLEQTRKAADQIADQYGNLDVLINNAGLFAKTKQLTADGFEQQFGVNYLGHFLLTQKLLPVLEKAPKARIVHLASIAHWAGSIKPNKFRAEGFYNPLFYYGQSKLANLLFSNALAGRMANSTITNNALHPGGVASDIYRELPKPVYEVMKIGLVPTSVPAKLITDMAIADHWANRNGEYVSAHMPDWKSPHAKNQQLARDLYAQSMDLVEKYL
- a CDS encoding NAD(P)(+) transhydrogenase (Re/Si-specific) subunit beta; translation: MEFIRDYADWFYLIGAVLFILTLRGLSGPKTAIAGNRYGMIAMAIAVVTTFFVAEHPVVWMIGGAMVLGAVVGIARAKTVPMTQMPETVALMHSLVGLAAVLIAIAAILHNNQLNVLFEQNEAALTAAGVQHAHMSPVHLFELFVGCFVGAITFTASVFAYGKLAAKKWAKTISGAWVKPVQAAIFIAMLACGFYFFTTGNMTAFWAMTALALAFGWVWIAPVGGGDMPVVVSLLNSFSGWAAAGIGFTLENNMLIVAGSLVGSSGAILSYIMCKAMNRSIINVLFGGAMGGAAVASADKGEQVQRNHRSGSADDAGFLMSNADSVVIVPGYGMAQGRAQNAVKELCEILKEQGVKVRFAIHPVAGRMPGHMNVLLAEADVAYEDILEMDEINSDFPATDVVLVIGANDVVNPAAKDDPTSPIYGMPILEAHKARTIMVIKRSMATGYAGLDNDLFYNEKTMMIFGDAKKVVEDMTKAINGGGH